One genomic window of Haloferax mediterranei ATCC 33500 includes the following:
- a CDS encoding GNAT family N-acetyltransferase, producing the protein MSDIAVREGTPDELVAVMRVLDAGLLDMDASEVRTRLSTGDCLVAETGRDRDGEAGGRIVGALVLDGDYVDAVAVSPSRRGWGVGTKLVAHALDRRGRLVADFDARVRPFYESLGFDIETEESGTADDRFRGILVRK; encoded by the coding sequence ATGAGCGATATCGCCGTCCGCGAGGGGACGCCAGACGAATTGGTCGCCGTGATGCGTGTTCTCGACGCTGGACTCCTCGACATGGATGCGAGCGAGGTCCGAACGCGGCTGAGCACGGGCGACTGCCTCGTCGCCGAAACCGGCCGGGACCGAGACGGCGAGGCAGGCGGTCGAATCGTCGGCGCACTCGTTCTCGACGGTGACTACGTGGACGCCGTGGCCGTCTCACCGAGTCGCCGTGGATGGGGAGTCGGAACCAAACTCGTCGCCCATGCACTCGACCGACGGGGGCGACTCGTTGCCGACTTTGATGCTCGCGTCCGACCGTTCTACGAGTCACTCGGATTCGATATCGAAACCGAAGAGAGCGGGACAGCGGACGACCGATTCCGTGGGATTCTCGTCCGAAAATAG
- a CDS encoding DUF7344 domain-containing protein, whose product MAKRDRGDHILTDWDCVLDALADPSRRYVLEYLHDRTEPASVWDLAVALAVRTTDQPPDEVDVQVVEQAETGIVHIHLPKLEAANLVESAGETVSLTAHAQTLPLFTPAYRGVVRPAAGEDEHRERTREGEGGS is encoded by the coding sequence ATGGCAAAACGAGACCGGGGTGACCATATCCTCACCGATTGGGACTGCGTGCTCGATGCGCTTGCGGACCCGTCACGCCGCTACGTCCTCGAATATCTGCACGACAGGACGGAGCCCGCGTCGGTGTGGGACCTCGCTGTCGCGCTCGCGGTTCGCACGACCGACCAGCCACCGGACGAAGTCGACGTACAGGTAGTCGAACAGGCTGAAACGGGTATCGTCCACATCCACTTGCCGAAACTCGAAGCGGCCAATCTCGTGGAGTCGGCCGGTGAGACCGTCTCGCTGACAGCCCACGCACAGACGCTCCCGTTGTTCACACCGGCGTATCGCGGTGTCGTTCGACCGGCAGCGGGAGAAGACGAACACCGAGAACGAACGCGAGAGGGAGAAGGAGGGTCTTAG
- a CDS encoding ABC transporter permease subunit: MSSRVSTIALEDLRHVFRDRLVWGAFALVTLLMVPTFWGLLGSSVHSVETRIANLPLDFRMYLVILVAVISYNAIVSEREAGTIRLVLGLPGTRRDLILGKLVSRLTVVLLTLVPILIMLEGILLLRTGEHYLGLYTPIALWMIFYAIVWTCFTIGLSATFSTQYRVLAALAVTYLSLSTLVDIWGALVQPVFALLFTGSTSTDAYATLGTASGPLWVRYAGRVNPIQTFQSSGRWITSLVDPTTQITNTLPNVFGICILVVFGAGPMLLGYYRFQRADLG, translated from the coding sequence ATGAGTTCCCGAGTGTCCACTATCGCACTCGAAGACCTCCGGCACGTGTTTCGCGACCGTCTCGTTTGGGGCGCATTCGCCCTCGTGACACTACTTATGGTCCCAACGTTTTGGGGACTACTTGGGTCAAGTGTGCATTCCGTTGAAACACGGATTGCGAATTTACCACTCGATTTCAGGATGTATCTCGTCATCCTTGTTGCTGTAATCAGCTACAACGCGATTGTAAGCGAACGGGAGGCGGGAACGATACGGTTAGTTCTCGGCCTGCCCGGCACTCGAAGAGACCTGATACTCGGGAAATTAGTTTCTCGCCTGACAGTGGTTTTACTCACATTAGTACCCATCCTCATTATGCTCGAAGGTATTCTGCTCCTTCGAACCGGAGAGCACTATCTGGGACTGTATACGCCAATCGCGCTCTGGATGATTTTCTACGCAATCGTCTGGACCTGTTTCACAATCGGACTGTCAGCGACGTTCTCGACGCAGTATCGCGTGTTAGCGGCACTCGCTGTGACGTACCTTTCGCTCAGTACGCTTGTGGATATTTGGGGAGCACTCGTCCAACCAGTATTTGCACTCCTCTTCACGGGAAGTACGTCGACAGACGCGTACGCCACCCTCGGAACCGCGAGTGGACCGCTCTGGGTTCGCTACGCTGGACGAGTGAATCCAATACAGACGTTCCAGTCGAGCGGCCGGTGGATTACCTCGCTGGTGGACCCGACGACGCAGATAACCAACACACTCCCGAACGTATTTGGGATCTGTATTCTCGTCGTATTCGGGGCGGGACCGATGCTACTCGGCTATTACCGCTTCCAGCGAGCAGATCTAGGGTGA
- a CDS encoding ATP-binding protein DrrA1-3 family domain-containing protein: MRPNREFTRDSRCAEKVDTVDSLKSATGTHEVIEIEVDETLDEGCLAQIEGVASISMQDNVVEVTCTDSTAKVNAIEYVDTDSNIVDISIKSPSLEELFLAVTDSEAIA, from the coding sequence TTGCGCCCAAACAGAGAGTTCACACGTGATTCACGTTGTGCAGAAAAGGTCGATACGGTCGATTCGCTTAAATCGGCCACTGGAACCCACGAAGTCATAGAAATCGAAGTTGACGAGACACTAGACGAGGGGTGTTTAGCGCAAATCGAAGGCGTTGCGAGTATTTCTATGCAAGACAACGTCGTAGAAGTCACGTGCACGGACTCGACAGCGAAGGTGAACGCGATCGAGTACGTCGATACCGATTCAAATATTGTAGATATCAGCATTAAGTCACCGTCGCTGGAGGAACTGTTTCTCGCTGTCACCGATTCGGAGGCTATCGCATGA
- a CDS encoding phosphoglucomutase/phosphomannomutase family protein has translation MDEISFGTDGWRATLDTFTDDRVRIVGQAVADYLADEGYTEPVLIGYDARETSPGFAESLAEVVAGNGFDVLLPERDCPTPLVAYAIADRGLSGALMVTASHNPPEYNGVKFIPSDGAPALPEVTDAVAEHLAEPDLLPESERGTIERVDIVSPHADHAIDLVGDNISGLTVVYDAMHGSGRGVTDALLESAGAEVIRRRCERDADFGGISPEPSEEYLGGLVDAMDEHDADLGVANDGDADRIAIAAPDRGVLDENLFFAAVYDYLLESDSGPAIRTVSTTFLIDRIAEAHGEEVFETAVGFKWVADAMREHDALIGGEESGGFSIRGHVREKDGVLMALLAACAAAEEDFDARLDRISDEFGDIVADKISVECPDSEKARVIDELEDELPETVAGRDIAKVVTLDGFKLLLDDGSWVLVRPSGTEPKMRVYAEAGSEDAVSTLLDAGRDLVEPLV, from the coding sequence ATGGACGAAATCTCCTTCGGGACGGATGGGTGGCGCGCCACGTTGGACACGTTCACGGACGACCGCGTCCGAATCGTCGGACAGGCGGTCGCGGATTATCTCGCCGACGAGGGCTATACGGAGCCGGTACTCATCGGCTACGACGCCCGCGAGACCTCGCCCGGATTCGCCGAATCGCTCGCCGAGGTTGTCGCCGGAAACGGCTTCGACGTCCTCCTGCCGGAACGGGACTGTCCGACTCCGCTCGTCGCCTACGCCATCGCCGACCGCGGCCTCTCGGGCGCGCTCATGGTCACGGCCTCGCACAACCCGCCGGAGTACAACGGCGTGAAGTTCATCCCGTCCGACGGCGCACCGGCGCTTCCCGAAGTGACCGACGCCGTCGCCGAACACCTCGCCGAACCGGACCTCCTCCCCGAGTCCGAGCGCGGCACTATCGAACGCGTCGACATCGTCTCACCGCACGCCGACCACGCTATCGACCTCGTCGGCGACAACATCTCCGGGCTGACGGTCGTCTACGACGCCATGCACGGGAGCGGTCGCGGCGTCACCGACGCCCTGCTCGAATCGGCCGGTGCCGAAGTCATCCGCCGGCGCTGTGAGCGCGACGCCGACTTCGGCGGTATCTCGCCGGAACCCTCCGAAGAGTACCTCGGTGGACTCGTCGACGCGATGGACGAACACGACGCCGACCTCGGTGTAGCGAACGACGGCGACGCAGACCGCATCGCTATCGCTGCGCCCGACCGCGGCGTCCTCGACGAGAACCTCTTTTTCGCCGCCGTCTACGACTACCTGCTCGAATCTGACTCCGGTCCGGCAATCCGGACCGTCTCGACGACGTTTCTCATCGACCGTATCGCCGAGGCGCACGGCGAGGAGGTCTTCGAGACGGCAGTCGGCTTCAAGTGGGTCGCCGACGCGATGCGCGAACACGACGCGCTCATCGGTGGCGAAGAGTCCGGCGGCTTCTCCATCCGCGGCCACGTGCGCGAGAAAGACGGTGTTCTCATGGCGCTGCTCGCGGCCTGCGCCGCGGCCGAGGAAGACTTCGACGCCCGCCTCGACCGCATCAGCGACGAGTTCGGCGATATCGTCGCCGACAAAATAAGCGTCGAGTGCCCCGACTCGGAGAAAGCACGCGTCATCGACGAGTTGGAGGACGAACTCCCCGAGACGGTCGCCGGCCGCGACATCGCCAAGGTCGTCACGCTTGACGGTTTCAAACTCCTCTTGGACGACGGTTCGTGGGTTCTCGTCCGCCCGTCCGGAACAGAGCCGAAGATGCGGGTCTACGCCGAGGCGGGAAGTGAAGACGCGGTCTCGACGCTCCTCGATGCGGGTCGCGACCTCGTCGAACCACTCGTCTAA
- a CDS encoding GIY-YIG nuclease family protein — protein sequence MHFVYVLQCSDGSLYTGYTTDVERRVAEHDAGEGAKYTRGRTPVELVHVEEYDSKSAAMSREYEIKQLKRKQKLALVESKSQSVADT from the coding sequence GTGCATTTCGTCTACGTCCTCCAGTGTAGCGACGGCTCGCTGTACACCGGCTACACGACCGATGTCGAGCGACGCGTCGCGGAACACGACGCCGGTGAGGGAGCGAAGTACACTCGCGGGCGCACGCCAGTCGAACTCGTCCACGTCGAGGAGTACGACTCGAAGTCGGCGGCGATGTCCCGCGAGTACGAGATTAAACAGCTCAAACGGAAGCAGAAACTGGCGCTCGTCGAGTCGAAATCACAGAGCGTCGCCGACACGTAA